Genomic segment of Lepus europaeus isolate LE1 chromosome 6, mLepTim1.pri, whole genome shotgun sequence:
TCCAtaatattcttcttcttcttcttcttcttcttcttcttcttcttcttcttcttcttcttcttcttcttcttcttcttcttttgacaggcagagttagacagagagagagagagagagagacagagagaaaggtcttccttccattggttcaccccccaaatggccgccacggccggcatgctgcggccagcgcgccacgctgatccgaagccagaagccaggtgcttccccctggtctcccaggcgggtgcagggcccaaggacttgggccatcctccactgccttcccgggccacagcagagagctggactggaagaggagcaaccgggacagaatctggcgccccaactgggtctagaacccagggttctggtgctgcaggtggaggattagcctagtgagctgtggcgctggcctaattCCATGATATTCTAAAGAGGAGAGATTTCATGTTCACAGCAGGACCAAATTTTATTGGTGGctcttaattcttttcttttgctttttattaattaCTCTGTATGTTATGAGTGTGACTTGCCATTTTAGTAACAGTATGTGACAGGTTATTCCATAGTATACTCTAATTTCTCccaattaatttcttttcttaaatccTGGGTGAAAACACTTACAAGGCCTGTTAAAGAAAGGAACCTGAATGAAGCAGGCTGCTATTAGTTATTCCCATTGTTTTTTCCAGATTGTGAAGACCTTTAGGAAAACTCCTTAGAGGGAGAGACTTAAGTGGGTCCTATTCCCACCCAGGTGTTGTCTGAAATTCTCTGAGAGACAACATAATTCCAGGGAAAATAGATAGAAAGCACCAAACTAGATTGACCAGGGAGATCTGGGAGAGCACCTGAAGCATCAGGGGAACTGAAACAGAACAGGGCAAGGAAGATCTGAGTTCCTGGTCAATAAGCTGAGTGGCAGTGACATGCTAGCGCCCTGAATGCTGCACAGTTAAGGGCACTTCTTGCCATTGTATGACAGAAACCAGTAAGGGTAGcccaggggcagcttaacctacgCCAAATTAAAATCCTAACAATTCTAAGGAGGCAATTCATGCCTAACATTTGCAGTCAGAAAGCAAGAGCTCTGAAATTCTTTGAGGAAAAGTAGGGTAAGGGTAAGAATGTCTCGGTTGTGAGGAGACATGAGGGATGTATTCATTGGTTTGCTTATAGGCCAGGATAACAGAAATATGTACCCATAATGAATGCAAAATGGACATAAATGACAATGATACAAAAACAacattttgtttgaaaatgagatcttttttttttagaatccaTTTTCAGAACTAAGATTTTACATCACATagactatttccttttttttttttttttaagatttatttatttatttgaaagtcagagttacacagaaagaggagaggcagagagagagagagagagagaaaggtcttccatctgatggttcactccccaattggctgcaacggctggagctgcgtcaatccaagccaggagccaggagcttcttctgggtctcccacgcgggtgcaggagcccaaggacttgggccatcttctgttgctttcccaggccacagtagagagctggatcggaagtggagcagctgggtctctaactggcgcccatatgggacactggcacttcaggccagagcattaacacactgcgtcacagcactggccctcacatAGACTATTTTCTACATTTTAGCATTCTCAAAGATGCCTGTACAGTTTATTATttccaataattaaaataagtgaGTTGACCCAAAGGATAGTGAATTATTACAAGCTTTCCCAATATCATAGCTAACTTTTGTTCTCACTGGAGACACTAATGCTCCCCCAAAGAGAAACCACGTTAATACACAAACAGGAAGGACAGAAACAAAGACACAATTTTCATGGCTTTCACATGGGCTTCCAGCTGGCAACTCTAGAGCCTATAGCATTGAATTTCACAGGCTTTAAAATGTTTCCATAGGGACattactaaaaaaagaaaatgagatcagTAAAGCAGTAAATGAAACAATCACAAATAGCTTAAAAATGATTCAGTGGGTCAAAATATTGAATTTCACTCAAGAAGAACATTTCATTGGCATTTCCTTTGTGGTTTGCAATTTTATGAAACCCATTACCACAGCTCACTTCTGTTGCAAGTGTAGGACTGACCAATAAGGAGATGGCAAAGCACGTCAACAAGATGTGAATTACTCTGTCAATTCTCTACTTCAGCTAGATAAGAAGTGAGTGGGAGAAATTGGATCTCTTCAGGTAATTAATATAAGACATTAAGGCAAATGGCCAACTGCAAATTTAAGTAATCAGAAGCTAAAAATGACTACCCTCAGTTTATTACTTTCAGCGATATCTGGGTACAGCACCATTAAAATGCCATGTaccaagaacaaaacaaattctGCGGATAGCTAAACTGATGAAGATATATTCAATGGATGAGACTTTTTGTTCTTTATGCAGTCAGTCCAGCTGAGCAGTGCAATATGTCCCTTCTCCAATATTCCTATTATGAGTTTTCCAGTTATGATCACACAGATGTCTTCAGTACTGAATAAGATCACAGAGAACACCCTGATCTCAAATACAGCCGCAGATGTCTCATTTACAATTGACCTGTTGGAGTATTATAAATAAACTCTTCAGATTATGCAATAATGTGTTCTATCATTATATtaactttgaaataatttcagaaattccCAGCTCTCCTGTGTAAATAGGACTATTTCTACATTCGTGAAAACTAAACCAACTGATTGCTCTAAACAAAAGCTGAACCAGTTATTTGTAGCCTGGGACAATGATAATTATTATCCTTTTGTGAGTGGTAATGGACATATTTCATTGGAACTGCTCTCATGCAAatttaaagagattttatttcatgaatttgcATTTGGCTTATTGCTTTAAGTTCTGCATATATGGACTTGTCAAATTGAGTTTTGAATAGGGAGTCAGAAAAGGCAAACAAAATCATgagtatttaataaaaattcattttcatcacTTATAAACTGCATATAAGTCAGGTCTCCTAGGTGAAAGtggattttcattttagaaaagacCAGTTCAATTAGATTGCAAAGTTAATATTCAGTCAGAGGTTAAAAACATTTGTCTTaatttaaagttaatttaaaaaagatattacacAAGTCTAACTATAAGTGATAGACAGGCAGATGCCATTAGCTACTAGGAATTGCTGTCTGTGTAGTTATTTATTAGAGGTGAAAGATACCTGATAAAGATTGCTGtgttttgctttataaaataccTTTATGACAAGTCACTTCCCAAACTTTGTCCTTTGGATTACACTTTCATGTAAAATTACAGAcatttacactttatattcttcTATTTCCAGTCAATTTCTTCGTATGACTTATGATCTCAAGGTGCACATTACAGTAATTACTTTAGATAGGGCCATCATACAAAGTATAATGTTTTTTTTCCAACCAATACTATTTCTAGGGAATGAAACTACCTCTAGTATTAAACTAGATTTATTCTTTCTTAATGTGTATGAAACATGACTTAGTCCACAATGCACTTAAATGTAGATAAAATTTTTCACAGTAAACTAGGATTCTTTTTCTAGCATTTAAATAGTTCTACAATGTAAACAACACATGTAGtatttctcctatttctttcacacacatatatatttaatgtgtAATAGGAAAGTTTGAAAGTAATAATTTGAAAGAACTTGGTTGTCTATAAAATATTactgaaataaaatcaaaaagaaaataacattaagGGGAAATGTGTCAAATGAATTCAAGAGTTGTCTGGGTAGAGAAAACATTCCAAAGACTTTTGGTGCATTGCCTTCTGAAGTTACTATTTCCAGCTATGGTTTCTTATAAAACAACCTGACCTCTGGACTCTCCACTTTCTCATGGTTCTGGTACACACATTCCTCATTGTACTGATCCCTTTTATTGATCAAAACTTCATTCTTGATATCATACTTGTTTTGCCATACTTGTTTTAATAGTCACATGCAGTATAATAGCTCTCTTGAACTTACTCCTCTCCACCTATCATCCTAGAATCTCACTAAGACTGTTTTCTCCACTCTTCATCAGTACAATTTTTTAGAATGAAGTAGAGAGGGCATTGAAAATAAGGACTGgccttcagttaaaaaaaaatggatttttaccTGCTTGTTACTATAGGAAGGACTGATATAGTCTGATATCTTCTCTCTATATACCCTGTTTTCCTGAAAATTTTCCGCATGTTCAAGGCCTTTGCCTGTACGTGACAGAAAGGATCAGAACGTCTTTGCAGTTAGTCACTGACATGAAATGTGAGCGCAGAGTTTAAGATTCATTTccccctaggccggcgccgtggcttaacaggctaatcctccaccttgcggcgccggcacactgggttctagtcccggttggggcgccggattctatcccggttgcccctcttccaggccagctctctgctatggcccgggaaggcagtggaggatggcccaaagtgcttgggccctgcacccgcatgggagaccaggagaagcacctggctcctggcttcggatcagcgcgatgcgccagccgcagcggccattggagggtgaaccaacggccaaaaggaagacctttctctctgtctctctctctctatcaactctgcctgtcaaaaaaaaaaaaaaaaaaagattcatttcccCCACgaagacaatgaaaataaatgtgattcagtgctaacagcttttaaaaattaaacaacacaGAAATGTGAAGGAACAAAAAGGGAATCTTTAGAATGATAGATGTTGATTTCTGATAGCACATAAGAGGCAATGAATGCAAACCCTTAGGAGAAGGGAGAAAATCTTTAGcttgcatttttctctttgtgttaggATACTCTCTCTATGGAACAAAGGGGCTTCCCTCCTTTGTGGAAACGCTTCACAGACCTTAACACCTTCAGGAAAGCTTCCCTCAACTTGCTGTTTCCCATTATCAGGATGAATGAATGGCTTGTTGGGAAAATGAGAGCTATTACACCACCAATCATCACAACTAATTTTCCCTGTGGGATCAGTAAGCTAGATGTCATTACAAGAAAGATTGCATAGTACAAAATGAGGAGGAGTAGAAAGATGACCACTGCCTTTATAGCCTTCATGTGGACCTGTGTGCTGGGGTCTCTGGTCCCTGTGGCATGAAGTTTCATCTGCTTGGTGTGTCTAAACAGTGAGGAAAGTAGCAAGAAAAATGAGATCAGGCAAAGAGTAAAAGGAACCATAGCTCCCAGGTTTGAAGTAATCTGTTTGAGAGCATTTGGGATTTTACTCACTTTGAATTGACAAGTTATGTTTCCTTCATGAATGGTCTTTAAGAACTGGCACCACATATCATCattcattgaaacactaataacTAAGGAGACGAGAGAGGACCCGAGAAGAATTCCAAGGATCACCTTGTTGATCTTTAGCTTCAGCCAGAGGAAACATGGGTGAGATATATTCGCTATCTTGAGTAAATAGAAGATGCTGAGGCAACAAGTAAACCAGACACTCAAATTATTGGCCAGTGTCCAGACAGCATCCAAAATTCTTGTTAGCTCACCACTGTCATGTATATCTGGAAAGAGTGCCATAACAAAGCCATCTGCAGATATAACACACAGCAAACAGATTCTGGAGATCGCCAAGCTCATCAGGATGATGTCAACCAAGGAGATAGCTCTCTTTGTGAGCCAGTCCACACAGTTAACCAGTACAATGAATCCATTTCCCAAAATCCCTATAGTCAATTCACCAGCAATCAAAATTACATACAGTGCTTCTATTGTCCATAGCATGTTAGCAGAGGTCAGAGTTTGAATGTCAACAATGATGAATTGACTTTGAGCGGATCAATGAAGAACAGTGTGAAAGTCTGTCACTTGGATCCTGCCGCAAGTGTCTTTATCTTTTCTTGTTGTCAGCTACACTTCAGGTTACGATGATAATCAGTTGTTTCCTGGGCTGGAGTTGCTCAAAGACTTTATTGATTGAGGCTAGCAAGTTGCTTTTTGTGTGATGATGGTCGAAATGCTGCAAGATGCAAATGGGAATGGATCTGATGTCTTAGATTTGCACAATCTTTCTCATTTGCTGCTGTAAATATTTTTGACTTAATTTTTCTCCTAAAATGATAGTGCGTACATCAATTGTGTACAACATGAAGTTTTGAAGTATATATACACTGTGCAGTGAGACCTTCAGGGGCAGGCTCTGGATGTTGTACAGGGACTGCCAGATATTCTGTCAGCTTTTTCATGTGTTATATAAATCCCTAATTTGAGATAGTGGCTTTCGTTTTCCTAAATAAGTCTTGACCAGTGCAACATCTCATTTGTCTTTGCATCATCTGGGCTTTCTATTTTGTGAAAGGTGCTGCTGTGTTCTTTGGTACATAAATATTCACAATTCTTTGTACCTTCATTGTGAATTGTGGCTTTTAGGCACACATATCTTTTTTTATCTTGTTAATACTTTATAATCAATATTTGATTATTATAGGAAATTAATATGTTTGTATTATAGCTACTCTGATACTTCACACAGTTTATGATTTTGTTCAGGTGTGTATAATTATGACTTTATAAAATATCTTATTGCCTTTGTGACTTTGGTGTGTATCTATTTTCTTCTATCAGTATTGACACACATTGTAATATTTCCCCTTTGTTCATCTCATTCTCTTCTACTACCTGATTTTCTTAAAAGGATGATCTTTCTTAAGATTTTGGCAaatgtatacatgcacacacacacacacaaaaatctctATTACTTGATTTGTCAAGATTAAATGACATCCTTTGGCTCCAACCTTTATGGATTGTACAACCAGTAAACAACTCTAACTTTCGctttatttctgtcttcttaCAGCTTTTGTCAGTTGTATCGTTTGCACATACTCTGGTTCTTTAAACTATATATTTAGCTTTATCAACTTCTGCTTCACATTTGCTCAGTATTAGTTTTATAGCCAGATATATTTAAGAGATCTCCCAGTATAAATTTTTAACCATCTTGTGTAGAAATATAgttcaaaataatttcattaagAAAAGCTTATGAGTGCTtgcatttcttaaattttttatataaaagctTTGTATCTAAAGGATGATTTTTGTTAGAAGTAAAATTATTGtattatactttattttattgaaaattttaaaaatgagaacttTATTGTAGTGAAATGacatcaaataatatttttatggcATTTGAGAGTGTCTGACATCTGTTAATGTCacaatttttaaactaatttccTCCTCCTTATTTCATATTTATCTTTATGTAGTGCTATGATGCTATTAATCCCTGAATGGGTTGCATGAACTTGGAATAGCTATTTGCATGCTTTCTCTATAATTTTCATGATGTAAATGcaaaagctcattttttttttctgcttcttcagAGACAGACTGGTCCTACAAATAGAGTTGATTTAAATGATGTTTTCAATATCTCCATTACCATTAACCAAATGGGCATTAAGAGAGTTTGCTCACCATTTCTTGCAAGCCCTGTTGcaaataagagaaataatttttgCATTTCAGCTGCATTCCTCAGACTCAAGATGAGTATTTCTGCTGTCACTGTTCAGATTGTAGCTTTCTTGTCAATCtctgggctgcttttttccttcatcttctttttttataatctCTCCCACACAATTTTTGTCTAATGGAAATTACTTTTGGCAActcccattttattttaaagtcaatgtattctaaatgtttttggttttactcatatttttcttttcctctttcatttGTGTTGGCTTCTAAGATAAGACAAAAATACAGATTTATATTATCACTGTAATCTGTAAATGTATTTACTTTGCCTAATCAAAGTATGGTTTATATGACATTTTGGTTgaaaaaagatgtttaaaataattctttagaaaTCACATGTaaacacaattttatttaatatctaGGTAGCAAGGGGAAATTTTCATGagcagatttctttaaaaataaaaggaggtaAGCCTGAAAGGAAGTAGGGAAAGATGGACACTGAGTTGTAATTCTGTTGGTAAATAGAATACACAGTACTCTTAAGATTTCAGGGTATTTTAGAAGTTCTCTGCTTTGTACTTGAAGGTAGCCCGAGTTCACAGAAAAAAACAATCAAGGTAttgattaattttcattgtagagaaagGGACTATATCAGCTTGTGCTGTAGGAAAGGTAAAGAAAGAGctagaatgtgatttttttttttggaattgaaAAGCCTGGTAGATATCCAAGTCTGTCTAATCTGAACTGCATAATGAAAATGCATGCATTGGATTTTCTTACATCTCttgctacatatatatatatatatatatatatataaatgtatatatatatatatatttacagctAAGAATATTTACAGCTAAGAATATTTACAGCTAAGAATATTGGGGGAGTTCCCAATAAAACCTCATATATGAATTCAGTCATAGACTGGATTTGGCCATGGGTCATAGTCTGCCTTCTCCCTCATTTACAAATTGCAACAGGTCATATAGTAGCACATACTggaaagaaacacattttattttgtgggGACATATTGGAACATGTCATTGGTCATAATGTGACATCTGGAAAATAATATAAGCAAGTAAAGTACCTGGCAACACACAGtttccagaaattaaaaaaatatttacttgagagggagggagagaagcacaacataagggagggaggaagagattcaaagaaggagagagggagagagggagagaggggagagagagagagagagagagagagagatcacccatccactggttcacttcccaaatatccatGCTGTTTAATCTGGGGGTCAacctgggagttgggaactcaatctctGTTTCCCACCTTGAtcacaggggtccaagtgcttgagccatcagcactgccttccagggcccgggttgtgcattagtaggaaaccagAGTAAGacatgaaacccaggtactctgttgtGGGACCCATGTATCTTAACTACTTTGTCAAACACTTGAactagacattttatttttaaagtgatgttAAGTATTacttattaaacaaacaaaataatattaGAAATTTTATGAGATAATGTGTCATCTGTTAAGACTATATAAGactttcagagaaaataaagaaatgaattcatcttgtagattttttttttttttggaagaggtAAGTGGCTAGAATCACACTATCAAGTAAAACTTGAGTAAGACTTGGAGGTTGTATCATGCTTCTATATGAGTTTtgattctttccttatttttttttaagatttatttatttgaaaggcatggttatagagaggcagaggtagacacacagagagaaatcttccatccactggttcactctccaaatggccacatatgctaggcctggaccaggctgaagccaggagctgagagcttcatctaggtcttccaggggggtgcaagggcccaagtacctgggtcatttgctgctgctttctcaagtgcattaacagggagctgtatcaaaagtggagtagccaggactcgaactggtgcctaagtaggatgccagaactgcaggcagtggctttacctgctaagccacgcTGTTGGCTGCAAACGTTTCTtaggtttcatttttatttccttgctgaactatcaatatTCTTAAGAACCTTATATTTTACTGACATTTCCCTTTCAAGTATGCCACTGGTTATAGCTGTCAAGTCGGACAAGAGACTGTACTTTTCAAATGTGTAATTCAAGAACAGAATGATGATGTTTTGCTGTTCCCACTTACTGACAGAATACAATTCAAGAATGACTGACTTAACCTCCCACGCCACTCCAAACCCTTCACCATATCCATTGACATTCGTAGTACATAATTGGTAAACACCTTGTATTCTCATTTATCTCTCTAACAACTCATTTTCTCTTCCTGTGTTTGAACTTGGAAGGGGTGTCAAACTTTTTTGAATAATGGACTGCTTTAGCAGTCTAGCATGTACTATGAtctcagaataatttttttatgtgtgtgaAATAAAGGTGGTATATGAAATAAAGATATATTAAAGTATATTTAACTGTGATATACCAATTTATGGACTTCTTAATTGACGTGACAATATCGGTCAGAAAGAGCAGAAATGAAGGTAAACGATTATATGTGGTATCTATAAAAGCAATTCGTGATTTCCAAAAGTGACAAATTTACAGGTACTTCCAAAGTTACTGTGATACCTACATTCAAAACTAAAGACATGCTGGATTTAAGTGAaagattaataataaaaatatttttttttgcccATTCACATTCATTGATTCCCTCAGTTCTATCCATGGACCCCTTCATGTTAATATCCTATGAGGAAACCCTGACTCCTCTGAGGACATGCTTCCCCTGCGGCTGGTTTTCTTTGTCACAGTCCTCATCCCACTGGATCTGAACCTGGGGATATGTTATTTACTTACTTCTTAAAgtaaatttcatttcattctcccTCTACTTCCTCAGAGAACACACAGCAGCTTGGAATTGCCTGTCATCATTCTATATGAAATATTACCTTTCTCTtctcattaagatttattttatttacttgaaaggaaaggaggaagaggagagagagagagagagagagagagagaatcttccatctgctggtttactccctaaatggaccCAACAGGcagacagggttgggccaggcccaaagccaggagcctggaacttcaactgggtctcccatgtgggtggcaagaacacaaacacttgagtcatcaatCTATTGCCTTCTAGGTACACTAGCAGGATGCTAGATCAGAAGCGCGGaggagcaggcactctgatatgggctgcaggaGCCTCCTACTTCAGCTTAACTTGTGGCACCATAACTCCTGCccaaatttcctctttttattgCAAACATTAATCAGCTCTCCTTCCTTGGTTTTATTTCTATGTTTCTGGTTCAATGTATTCAACTCAGCCATAATTCTTTTTGGCAATATCCCCCAACCATCTACTGCTTGGATGAAGTCAATCCCTATTCATGGAAGGCATATGAATACAGTATTGCAACTAAATTCTTGCATTTTGAAAATACCATCCATTCATCAATGGatgtaaaaaaagaatgactcaCAGGCTTTGGTTGCTATTGctctattgtttttattgttgttgataaATATTGTTGAGAAGTCTGGTAacaatctctttttttccttttctccaagttGTTTGATGTTTTAACTTAGAGatctatataatggaatattattcaactataaaaagaatggaattctaaTGTTTGTAGCAAAATTGTCAAAACTGGATGATACCTGAAATAAGGATAGTTTATGTTAAGACAGAggttactaaataaaaaaaaattattcaaagaacTTCCAGAAGAAaagctgtttgttttttaaattttatttaatggatacaagtttcatgcatttcatatatacagacttaggaacacagtgatgtttcccaccataccctcctttctgcccatgctccaacccttcttcctcctccatctcctattcccacttttaatttttatgaagatctattttcagtttactttatactcataagattaacctaaccctacactaagcagagagttcaaaaaatagtatgaagaaaaaacactgttcctcaacagtagagaaaagggCTGAAAACAATCACtgactctcaaaatgtcaatttcactccaatacattgcattttaggaactttattagttacctcagatcagagaaaacatatgatatctgtctgctatttcactaagtataatgacttccagttgcatcctttttattgcaaaagacaagattccattttttacagctgaatagtactccatagtgtatcaTAAgtcagaataaacaaacaaaaagacattaGCATTTAAACAGTGAAAGTAAAAGTAAtcttatagaattaaaaatttacaCACAAAAGAAGCGCCCCTGTCTGTCCATCCCTCACTTTCACATTCTAAGTGTCAGGGTACATCatggttctttttccttttggatCTTCATGGGGAGCTGGTGTCGATATTTCAGGGAAGCCAGCTATGATAAAATAAAAGGTCTTACTTTGGATGATTTCTCTATCCATCATAATCTTTATAGTGAATAGTGTCTAAGCTGAAGATTTTCCTCTGGAAATTATGTGGAAGAAGTTGCAGGATCAAGAAGTTGAGCCATTGTGTTTGCACATGGGATTAAAATCTACTTGAAGAGCCAGATTTGTTGAGATTCAGTGAATGTGATTTTGGAAGATTTAAATGATGTTCAGCAACACAGTTAAAAGCGCATGTAGTGCAGGTGAAATGTAGTGCAGGTGAAACAGATCTTGAAGAATTTTTTTACTGAGTTTCTCTCCTAGAACATctatttctctgtaaatctgtctagTTGGCTCTGAGGTTTTTTCATTTCTCACAGAACTTTAATTGATGCAGTACTCTCAAAGA
This window contains:
- the LOC133762177 gene encoding taste receptor type 2 member 9-like, producing MLWTIEALYVILIAGELTIGILGNGFIVLVNCVDWLTKRAISLVDIILMSLAISRICLLCVISADGFVMALFPDIHDSGELTRILDAVWTLANNLSVWFTCCLSIFYLLKIANISHPCFLWLKLKINKVILGILLGSSLVSLVISVSMNDDMWCQFLKTIHEGNITCQFKVSKIPNALKQITSNLGAMVPFTLCLISFFLLLSSLFRHTKQMKLHATGTRDPSTQVHMKAIKAVVIFLLLLILYYAIFLVMTSSLLIPQGKLVVMIGGVIALIFPTSHSFILIMGNSKLREAFLKVLRSVKRFHKGGKPLCSIERVS